The genomic region TCCGCTTCCACCTGGCGCGCATACGGCGGCGGCGAGTTCGCACCGTACGCACACCAGGCAACCCGCGAGCAGCAGATTGCTGTCGCGGAGCGCACCCTCGCAAGCCAGGGCTGGGGCGCATGGCCGGCATGCTCCCGCAAGCTGGGCCTGAACTCCGCCCCGACCCCGCGCACCGCACCGGCAGCGAAGCCGGCTCCGGCACCGAAGCCAGCCGCAGCTCCGCAGCCGAAGAAGAACAACGAGCTCGAGGTGGACAAGCTCTACAAGTCCCTCACCCGCGAGCTGAACAACCGCGGCCTGAATGTCCCGCCGCAGGTTGAGGCAACATACAAGGCCAACCGCAACGACTACAACGCGTTCTACCAGGCCAACAAGGACTTGATCGACGCTCTCCTGTCTGGCGATGCACAGGCTTTCATCGCTGCCGTCAACGCTAGGCTGCCGCGTTAAGGCCGCTAGCTAAACAGCAAGCACAAAGGGCTTGATTCCGACGAGATCGGAATCAAGCCCTTTGTGCGACGGCACTCAGCCTAGGAAGCGCCATCCTTAACGACTGTGATCTGCCAGCCAGCATTCTGGTTCTGCACAAAGTCCTTCACGGAATGGCCGTTGTCGGCTGCCCACTGGGGAATGGATTCTGTAGCCTGCGTGCAATCGAAATCGATCACCAATGCCTCACCGCTGTCCAGCTCAGCGATCGCATCCTTCGCTTCGATGAGCGGGAATGGGCACACAGCGCCGAGAGTGTCCAGTTTGTAGCGACCGCCGCCAAGTGGGAGGGCCTTACAGGCCTGCTTCGGCTTGGTCTGCACTGCCAATGCGCCGTTAGCGACCGGGAAGCTGAAAGCCGGGG from Corynebacterium genitalium ATCC 33030 harbors:
- a CDS encoding resuscitation-promoting factor Rpf1 domain-containing protein, translated to MPTGEDAHGSDYFTPVFLLPQLCNSTSAKALAGATAAIATTALVAPTASAAPDSDWDRLAQCEAGGNWHINTGNGYYGGLQFSASTWRAYGGGEFAPYAHQATREQQIAVAERTLASQGWGAWPACSRKLGLNSAPTPRTAPAAKPAPAPKPAAAPQPKKNNELEVDKLYKSLTRELNNRGLNVPPQVEATYKANRNDYNAFYQANKDLIDALLSGDAQAFIAAVNARLPR
- a CDS encoding sulfurtransferase TusA family protein, whose protein sequence is TSLFSYQGWVALIFIAAGVYIGAKIWLKPSKAGVSPEDAGDLYTTDESVRSSHDAVHDSQEATPAFSFPVANGALAVQTKPKQACKALPLGGGRYKLDTLGAVCPFPLIEAKDAIAELDSGEALVIDFDCTQATESIPQWAADNGHSVKDFVQNQNAGWQITVVKDGAS